From Nevskiales bacterium, a single genomic window includes:
- a CDS encoding oxidative damage protection protein, which produces MTRRVNCIKLKREAEGLAAPPYPGALGQRIFESVSRQAWAEWLEHQKRLINEYRLQLSDPRARAFLAAEMEKYFFGGDLAGTGYVPPESSSKSEP; this is translated from the coding sequence ATGACCCGCAGGGTGAACTGCATCAAGCTCAAGCGCGAGGCCGAAGGCCTGGCGGCGCCGCCTTACCCGGGTGCGCTGGGACAGCGCATCTTCGAAAGCGTCTCGCGCCAGGCCTGGGCCGAGTGGCTGGAGCACCAGAAGCGGCTCATCAACGAATACCGGTTGCAACTGTCCGACCCCAGGGCACGCGCCTTCCTCGCCGCCGAGATGGAAAAATACTTCTTTGGCGGCGATCTGGCCGGCACCGGCTATGTGCCGCCGGAGTCCAGCAGCAAGTCCGAACCTTGA